A region of bacterium DNA encodes the following proteins:
- a CDS encoding YncE family protein — MKYLSVLLAVGCLLTAVHAQWLETTIRLDSGASPSALCYNPQNNKVYCANYGRGTVSVINGATNVIAATIAIGEEASDLSCNPLGNKVYCAYGRDSGRLAVIDGATDSVIATIAVGPYPGPLCLGLQDNKVYCIGGEANQVTVIDGARDSAIATITVGTMPQALGYDPQGNTVYCANRVSDDVTVIDGAADSVVGTVAAGYMPCAFCCNTRNNRVYCANGGDYPIGNYDSTVIVIDGATHRAIDTVMVGDFPLAIAYNAHNNRVYTANAAAGTVTVIDGARDSVIATVPAGTADDYERSLCFDTLHNKLYCVNYQAGNVTVIDGATNSVLTTIALESLPHPIAWNPAQSRVYVANQRSNSIQVIRDTTTPAVEESRKPQAVSSKPLPTIVRGVLYLPRAENGDSPPERLRPTRRGTVPIFRPILLDISGRWVIDLCPGANDVSRLAPGVYFVLDKPQAVRKVVIER, encoded by the coding sequence ATGAAGTACCTATCTGTCCTGCTTGCCGTGGGCTGTCTGCTGACAGCCGTCCATGCCCAGTGGCTGGAGACCACGATTCGGTTGGACTCCGGTGCCAGCCCTTCGGCGCTCTGTTACAATCCTCAGAACAACAAGGTCTATTGCGCGAACTACGGCCGCGGCACCGTGAGCGTGATCAATGGAGCGACTAATGTCATTGCTGCGACCATTGCCATTGGCGAGGAGGCCAGTGACCTCAGCTGTAATCCTCTGGGCAACAAGGTCTATTGCGCCTATGGCCGTGACTCCGGCCGGCTGGCTGTCATCGACGGAGCGACCGATTCCGTGATCGCGACCATCGCGGTGGGACCCTACCCCGGACCGCTCTGTCTGGGCCTGCAAGACAATAAGGTCTACTGCATTGGCGGCGAGGCCAACCAGGTGACCGTAATCGACGGTGCACGAGATTCGGCCATCGCGACGATCACCGTCGGAACCATGCCCCAGGCCCTGGGCTATGACCCGCAGGGCAACACGGTCTACTGCGCGAACCGCGTAAGCGACGACGTGACGGTGATTGACGGAGCTGCGGATTCAGTCGTTGGCACGGTGGCAGCCGGTTACATGCCTTGCGCCTTCTGCTGCAATACCCGGAACAACCGGGTCTACTGCGCGAATGGCGGCGACTATCCGATTGGCAACTACGACAGCACCGTAATCGTGATCGATGGCGCGACTCACAGAGCAATCGACACCGTGATGGTGGGGGATTTCCCGTTGGCCATTGCCTACAACGCGCACAACAATCGAGTCTACACCGCCAACGCCGCAGCCGGGACCGTGACCGTAATCGACGGTGCACGAGATTCGGTCATCGCGACCGTGCCCGCCGGCACAGCCGATGACTACGAGCGGTCACTGTGCTTCGACACGCTCCACAATAAGTTGTACTGCGTGAATTACCAGGCGGGCAATGTGACCGTGATTGACGGAGCGACGAATAGCGTCCTCACGACCATCGCCCTCGAATCGCTGCCCCATCCGATTGCCTGGAACCCGGCGCAGAGCCGGGTCTACGTGGCGAACCAGAGGTCCAACAGCATCCAGGTCATCCGGGACACCACGACGCCAGCAGTTGAGGAAAGCCGCAAGCCGCAAGCCGTAAGCTCCAAGCCGTTGCCGACCATTGTCCGCGGAGTGCTGTACCTGCCGCGAGCAGAAAATGGGGACAGTCCCCCGGAGCGCCTGCGTCCGACTCGGCGCGGCACAGTCCCCATTTTTCGCCCCATACTGCTCGACATCAGCGGTCGGTGGGTGATAGACCTGTGTCCCGGTGCGAATGACGTGAGCAGGTTGGCTCCCGGTGTTTATTTCGTCCTCGACAAGCCCCAAGCTGTCCGCAAGGTCGTCATCGAGCGCTAG
- a CDS encoding DUF1844 domain-containing protein — translation MLRSSTWARKLPGTEKVEVNLPLAKMTIDTLAMLKIKTEGNRTPDETSLLDDVLYQLRLSFVKAESGKPADTATPPSEQPKQE, via the coding sequence CTGCTGCGTTCGTCTACATGGGCGCGGAAACTGCCCGGGACCGAGAAAGTCGAGGTTAACCTGCCCCTGGCCAAAATGACCATCGACACCCTCGCCATGCTCAAAATCAAAACCGAAGGCAACCGCACCCCGGACGAAACCTCGCTCCTCGACGACGTCCTCTACCAGCTCCGGCTCTCATTCGTCAAAGCCGAGTCGGGCAAGCCCGCCGACACCGCCACCCCGCCGTCTGAGCAACCCAAACAAGAGTAG